A single region of the Thermoanaerobacterium aotearoense genome encodes:
- the pduL gene encoding phosphate propanoyltransferase: MNEKLIEIISKTIADTISERNSLKIPVGVSARHVHLTKEHLDILFGKDYILKKKKELMGGQFAAEECVTIIGFKLNAIEKVRVLGPLRDKTQVEISKTDAISLGLNPPIRESGDIKGSSPITIVGPRGAISLKEGCIIAKRHIHMSPEDSKRFNVKDDDIISVKINGQRGGILENVQIRVDEKYTLEMHIDTDEANCMGLKSGDFVEIVRDNRS; encoded by the coding sequence GTGAACGAAAAATTGATAGAGATTATATCAAAAACTATAGCGGATACGATTAGTGAAAGGAATTCGCTTAAGATACCAGTAGGCGTATCAGCCCGACATGTACATCTGACTAAAGAACATTTGGATATATTATTTGGAAAAGATTATATCCTTAAAAAGAAAAAGGAATTGATGGGTGGACAGTTCGCAGCAGAGGAATGTGTGACAATTATCGGATTTAAATTAAATGCTATTGAGAAAGTGAGAGTTTTGGGTCCTTTAAGAGATAAAACGCAGGTAGAAATATCGAAGACCGATGCAATAAGTTTAGGGTTAAACCCTCCTATACGGGAATCAGGTGATATAAAAGGTTCATCGCCAATTACAATTGTAGGGCCGAGAGGAGCAATATCATTAAAAGAAGGATGTATAATAGCAAAACGACATATTCACATGTCACCGGAAGATTCCAAAAGATTCAATGTTAAAGACGACGATATAATATCAGTAAAAATAAATGGTCAGCGAGGCGGAATTTTAGAAAATGTACAGATTAGAGTTGACGAAAAGTATACACTTGAGATGCATATTGACACAGATGAAGCTAATTGCATGGGACTAAAAAGCGGCGATTTTGTTGAAATAGTAAGAGATAATAGGAGTTGA
- a CDS encoding EutN/CcmL family microcompartment protein: MIIAKVVGTVISTRKNQNLIGNKFLIVEPVSEMNYDSKNRVVAIDNVGAGVGEIVLVTFGSSARIGCGMPDSPVDAAIVGIVDSIKDIIIDD; this comes from the coding sequence TTGATAATAGCTAAAGTTGTTGGTACTGTTATTTCTACCCGCAAGAATCAAAATTTAATAGGCAATAAATTTTTAATAGTAGAACCAGTAAGTGAAATGAATTATGACAGTAAAAATAGGGTTGTTGCAATAGATAATGTAGGTGCAGGTGTAGGAGAGATAGTATTAGTTACCTTTGGAAGTTCAGCAAGAATCGGTTGTGGTATGCCAGATTCGCCTGTAGATGCGGCAATTGTCGGAATTGTTGATAGCATAAAAGATATTATCATTGATGATTAG
- a CDS encoding 4Fe-4S dicluster domain-containing protein, with protein sequence MNIDELKNIVFENGIVGAGGAGFPTHAKLTTGIDTIILNGAECEPLLRVDRQLLAIYTDEILMTLSFIVDTLGAKRGIVAIKSAYKTAISSVKNLIGNYKNLELKVLPDVYPAGDEVVLIYETTGRIVPEGSIPISVGTLVMNVETVLNVYNAIYLKHPVTEKYVTVTGDVKYPSTFKAKVGTSVARLIEKAGGCLEKDCEVIMGGPMTGKIVDVKTPITKTTKAIIVLPKDHPVITKRKTNIRIGLKRAMSVCSQCQMCTDLCPRNLLGHSIKPHKVMNAVANSIIDDTAAYTMTMLCSECGLCEMYSCHQSLSPRKIISQIKIKLRQNGVKNPHNKRPETANVMRDERLVPMERLISRLSLKKYDVDAPMNFDTVIPSHHVVMQLSQHVGAKAIPVVKVGDIVKEGDLIGDVPNNKLGAKLHASIDGIIIDVTDDSIVIKPRGDFDGQSDRIG encoded by the coding sequence ATGAATATTGATGAACTTAAAAATATCGTATTTGAAAATGGAATAGTCGGTGCAGGCGGAGCTGGATTTCCTACACATGCAAAACTTACTACAGGTATAGATACAATCATATTAAATGGCGCTGAATGTGAACCGCTTTTAAGAGTAGATAGGCAGCTACTTGCAATATATACTGATGAAATATTGATGACTTTATCATTCATAGTTGATACTTTAGGAGCCAAACGTGGCATTGTAGCAATAAAATCAGCATACAAAACTGCCATCAGCTCAGTTAAGAATTTGATTGGTAATTATAAAAACTTGGAGTTAAAGGTATTGCCAGACGTTTATCCTGCTGGTGATGAAGTTGTATTAATATATGAAACGACTGGAAGAATTGTGCCAGAAGGTTCTATACCTATTTCTGTTGGCACGTTGGTAATGAATGTGGAAACTGTGCTTAATGTTTATAATGCTATTTATTTAAAACATCCAGTCACAGAAAAGTATGTAACAGTAACGGGAGATGTCAAATATCCCAGCACATTTAAAGCAAAAGTAGGAACATCTGTAGCTCGTCTTATTGAAAAAGCAGGAGGATGCTTAGAAAAAGATTGTGAAGTGATAATGGGTGGTCCTATGACTGGGAAAATAGTTGATGTAAAGACTCCAATAACAAAAACTACAAAAGCTATTATCGTTCTCCCAAAAGACCACCCTGTGATAACAAAGAGAAAGACAAACATAAGGATAGGGTTAAAACGAGCAATGTCTGTTTGCTCTCAATGCCAAATGTGCACAGATCTATGTCCTAGAAATTTATTAGGTCATTCCATCAAACCTCATAAAGTCATGAATGCAGTTGCAAATAGTATTATTGATGATACCGCTGCATATACGATGACAATGTTATGTTCTGAATGTGGATTGTGCGAGATGTATTCATGTCATCAAAGTTTGTCGCCGAGAAAGATAATAAGCCAGATAAAGATAAAATTAAGGCAAAATGGTGTAAAAAATCCACACAACAAAAGACCAGAAACAGCAAATGTCATGCGAGATGAGAGATTAGTGCCGATGGAAAGGCTTATTTCAAGACTTTCGCTCAAAAAATACGATGTAGATGCTCCGATGAATTTTGATACTGTTATTCCTTCACATCACGTTGTCATGCAACTAAGTCAGCATGTTGGTGCCAAAGCGATACCTGTAGTAAAGGTAGGAGATATTGTGAAAGAAGGAGATCTGATAGGCGATGTGCCTAATAATAAGCTGGGTGCTAAATTGCATGCCAGTATTGACGGCATTATAATAGATGTAACTGATGACAGTATTGTTATCAAACCAAGAGGTGATTTTGATGGACAAAGCGATAGGATTGGTTGA
- a CDS encoding BMC domain-containing protein → MDKAIGLVEYKSVATGITAADDMAKTADVEIIEAYTVCPGKYIVLLAGKLSAVNSAIEKGINQYSENVIDSFILGNPHETIYKAMSGTSVIEDVEALGIIETFSAASIILAADTAAKAAKVNLVEIRIARGMCGKSYLLLTGELAAVEASINAGCKALERTGMLLNKSIIPNPDRAIWDKII, encoded by the coding sequence ATGGACAAAGCGATAGGATTGGTTGAATACAAATCAGTTGCTACAGGTATAACTGCTGCTGATGACATGGCTAAAACTGCTGATGTGGAAATAATAGAAGCATATACAGTATGTCCGGGGAAATACATTGTTCTGTTAGCTGGGAAATTAAGTGCAGTTAATTCGGCGATAGAAAAGGGCATAAATCAGTATTCGGAAAATGTCATTGATAGCTTTATATTGGGAAATCCGCATGAAACAATATATAAAGCTATGAGTGGCACGTCTGTAATTGAAGATGTAGAAGCACTTGGTATCATAGAGACATTTTCTGCAGCATCAATAATACTTGCAGCAGATACGGCTGCAAAAGCTGCAAAAGTGAATCTGGTAGAGATAAGAATAGCCAGAGGTATGTGCGGCAAGTCATATCTACTGCTTACAGGAGAACTTGCTGCTGTTGAAGCATCTATAAATGCAGGATGCAAAGCTTTGGAGAGAACGGGTATGCTTTTAAATAAGTCTATAATACCCAATCCAGATAGAGCTATTTGGGATAAGATAATTTAA